GACCTGCATAACGATAGGTGCCAGCATGAAGAGCGTCAGCGATCCGAACGCGATCTGCACCACGACAAGCAGGAACATCACGTTTGACCAACGCACCATTCCGGCCTCGCGGCCGCTGGCACGGGCCAGCATTCCTGTCAGAAAAACGAGCATCATGCCCGAAATGATGCCGCTGATCGGATGCAGCAAACGAAGCCTGAGCAGCATATGCGAGGTCGGCGAAAAGTCCTTTGCCATGCCCTCCGCTATTGTTTGCGACGGGAAGATCATGTTCGCAAGTGCCGCTATTGAGCCCGTCAATCCGACAAAGATTATTGCAACGATGCCAAGTACTATAACGACAAGATGCTGGGTTTCAATGCGAAATCGCATTTTCGCACCGCCGCTGGCATAACGCGCGGTCAGCGTGAGAAATGCAAGCAAAATGAAGGTGTTGAGCAAATGCCCCATCATCCAAAAAGGCCGCGTCGGCGTTAGGGTTTCCGCCGTGTTTCCGGTCAGGACGAGGCCGGCACCGACCAGTGCTTCCGTCAAAATGAAGACCAGCGAACCGATGGCGGTTTTTCGTATGGGTTCGCCTTTTTTAAACTTTCGAAAGACCCAAATTACAAGCGCTACGACCATCACCAGGGCTATAAAGCTGGTGATACGGTGGGAAAATTCTATGACCGTTTTGAGCTCGGGAGCGGACGGTATCACCTCGCCGTGGCATGTCAGCCAGTGCTGCCCGCAGCCGTCGCCCGATTTAGAGGCTCGCAGAAAAACACCCCACAGGATCACGAGGACATTCCAGACGAGCGTTATCCACGCGTATTTTGCCAAACCTGATAATTCCCGAAATCGACTTAACACACTTAATGATCTCCTTAGTAAGACGTTACCATCAACGGCGCCCTCAGTTAGAATACTATAAGGTTCGCTAAGTTAATGCCGTAGATGAACGACGCTAATTCGAAACCGGAAAAGATGCGCATCGACCTGCTGCTGATGGAGCGCGGCTTTGCCGGGTCGCGCGCGAAGGCGCAGGCGTTGGTGATGGCCGGCGAAGTTTTGGTGAATGAAAAGAAGGTTGAAAAGCCGTCACAGGTTTTTAGCAGCGAGGTTACGATCCGAATTAAAGGGGACAACGAATCCTCGCGATATGTCGGCCGCGGCGGACTGAAGCTCGAAGCTGCGCTGCAGGCGTTTTCGATCGATCCCGCTGGGAAAAGGTGTATTGACATCGGTTCATCGACCGGCGGATTCACTGACTGTCTTCTGCAGCACGGTGCAGCTCACGTTACCGCTGTTGACGCCGGAACGAATCAACTCGATTGGAAACTCCGCAGCGATGAACGCGTGGACGTCAGGGAAAATACGAACGCCCGCTATCTTTCGCCTGATGTGTTTCCGGCCAAGTTCGACATCGCGGTCATGGACGTGTCCTTTATCTCTGTGACAAAGGTAATTCCTGCGGTTGTCGGTCTACTAGTTGACGGCGGCATTCTGATCGTGTTGATAAAGCCTCAATTCGAGGTCGGCAAAGGCGAGGTCGGCAAAGGCGGCATCGTCCGCGAACCCGAAAAACACCGACGAGTGATAGACACGATCGTATCGTTCGTTTCGATGCTCAGCATGGAACATATTGGCACCATTGATTCCCCGATCACCGGTGCTGAGGGCAATAGGGAGTTTCTGGCGGCATGGAAAAGACAATAAGAGGTGAGACAACTAGCTCCGAACCGAAGTTCGTCGAGGGACGGGACTACTATTTTGAGAAAGGTTTGCTGGTGATGACCGAGGAATACCTGCGCCGACGCGGCTATTGCTGCGAAAACGGCTGCCGGCACTGCCCTTACGGATATTGCGGGTCCCTAAAGAAGGAAAATGGGTAGTTCGTCCGAGTTTTCGATATGCTCGTGACCGCCAACCTCATCACTTATATCTGTTATGTCAGATATATCACGTGAGATCGCTTCAGTTACTGTTTCGCTGTCCCTCGAAAGTGCTCGCAATACAGAAGCGAGTACGGGCAAGGTGTATGCATCACCCGCCGGAGCGATTGCGTAATAGATATTCTTTCCGTCGCGGCGGGTCGTGACGATGCCGTCATCGCGGAGTGTGGCCAGGTGGCGGGATATTTTCGGCTGCGGCTCTTTTAGCGACCCTACAAATTCGCCTACTGACCGTTCGCCGCCGCACAGCATTTCCAATATCCGCAACCGGGTAACATCGGAAAGACTAAGGAACAGTTTCTGCATTGATTCGATATTATTTTGTGACATAGCGGCCTCCGGCTTTACATCGACATATTACCTATAACAGATATGTTGTAATTTGACAACGTGACGGCAAAGGTTGCGTCTTTTCCGCATCGGCTTTACGATACTCTCATGTCTGAGCAGCAGGATCTTTCGTTCTTTACTCGAGTAGTACACGCGGGCACCGACGACGGCGAGCATCATGGAGCATTGTCGGTTCCCATCTATCACGCATCAACATTTGAACTTCCTGATGCGGATGAAGGGGCTGCGATACACAACGAGGAGAAACCGGGCTATTACTATGGCCGCTTGGGAAACCCGACCCAGTCCGCCCTCGAGGCCGCGATGTCAGATCTTGAAGGAGCGGAAGCTTCGATCGCCCTCGCCTCGGGTATGGCTGCGGTGTCGGGCGTTATATTGTCTTTGCTGAAGACCGGTGACCACATAGTCGCCCCGATCTCCGGCTATTCAACAACTGCGAATTTTCTTAATTATATTGCGGAGAACTTTGGGATATCATCCACATTCGTCGATGCCCGCGAAACTGCCGACTACGCAGACGCTTTGCAAGATAATACGAAGCTATTGTGGGTTGAAACGCCATCCAATCCGTTGCTGAATATCACGGATATCTCCGCCGTTTCCCGACTGGCGCGCGAACGCGGTCTATACTGCATAGTAGACAATACATTTGCGACCCCATTTAATCAGCTGCCTCTCTCACTAGGTGCACACGCCGTCATACACAGCGCGACGAAATACCTTGGCGGCCACAGCGATGTAACGGGCGGGATCGCTGCCGGAAATGCAGATGTGATCGAACGCGTCCGCAAGGGAGCAAACAAGTACTTTGGGGGAAACATCTCGCCAAATGCCGCGTGGCTAGTTCTCCGCGGGATCAAGACGTTAGCATTGCGGATGGAGCGGCACAATTCTAACGCATTCGCCATAGCACATATGTTGTCAGGCCATCCTGCTGTTTCTGCGGTCTACTATGCAGGCCTCCCGACACATGAAGGGCACGAGATTGCGAAACGGCAGATGTCTAAGGGGTTTGGCGGCATGGTGTCATTCGATGTCGGGAGTTTTGAGGCCGGAAAGGCATTTGTCAACAATGTGCGGCTGTGCAAACTTGCCACGTCACTCGGCGGAGTTGAAACGATCGTCCAGCATTCAGCCTCAATGACACATGCCACGCTGACACCTGAAGAGAAAACCAAGGCCGGCATTTCGGATGGCCTGATCCGCCTGTCTGTTGGCATCGAATACGCAGAAGACCTCATCGCCGACATTCAACAAGCCCTAGAACACATTCGATAAACAGAATATGAAATACATTCTTGCTTTGGATCAAGGGACAACGAGCAGCCGATCTATCATTTTCAACGAACACGGCGACACGGTAGCGACCGCGCAGCGGGAACACCGACAGATCTTTCCGAAGAGCGGCTGGGTCGAGCACGACCCGGAAGAGATATGGCAGGCGCAATCGCAGACCGCAATTGATGCTTTGGCCTCGGCAGGACTCCGATCTTCAGATGTTTCTGCTATCGGCATAACTAATCAGCGTGAGACGACTGTAATTTGGGTCAGAGAGACAGGTGAGCCGATCCACAACGCCATCGTTTGGCAGGACAGACGCACGTCCGCCCTGTGCGATGACGTCCGGTCACAACACGGTGCAATGATCCGCAAGCTGACCGGGCTTGAGGTTGATGCCTATTTTTCTGCCAGCAAGATGGCTTGGCTAATGGACAGCGTTCCTGAAGCCAGATCAAAAGCAGGAGATGGGCGTCTCGCATTTGGCACGATAGACAGCTGGCTTTTGTGGAAGCTGACCGGCGGGAAGGTCCATGCAACTGACCCTTCAAATGCATCGCGGACGATGCTGTTTGATATACACAGAGGCGAATGGTCCAACGAACTGCTTGATATATTCGCTATTCCGTATATGATATTGCCGCAGATCGTCGATTCGAGCGCTATCGTCGGTCAGGTCGAGTCGGTTGGCGAGCTTTCGGGGATCGCTATAGGCGGCATCGCCGGTGATCAACAGGCAGCCCTGTTCGGGCAAGGCTGTTTTTCGGAAGATTCTGCGAAGTGCACATACGGCACCGGCTGCTTTCTGCTAAAGAATACCGGCCTTACGCCGAGCCCGTCCGAGAACCGCTTATTGACTACGATCGGCTGGAGGCAGGGCAATGCGACGACATATGCGCTCGAAGGCAGTGTCTTCATCGGCGGAGCGGTCGTTCAATGGCTCCGCGATTCGCTCGGGGTCATCTCCAGCTCCGCCGATGTAGAGGCGTTGGCTAAAGAGGCTGCCGACAATGGAGGGGTCTATTTCGTTCCCGCGTTCTCCGGTTTAGGAACACCATACTGGGATCAGGATGCACGAGGAGCCATTGTCGGATTAACGCGGGGCACGGGCCGTGCCCATATTGCCCGTGCGGCGTTAGAGTCGATCGCTTATCAGACCGCGGACCTCGTCACTGCAATGAACGCCGACTCGGGGACAGCATTGAAGGAACTGCGCGTTGACGGCGGTGCAGTTGAAAATGACCTGCTGATGCAGATACAGGCCGATCTGCTGCAGATACCGGTCGTTCGATCTAAGGTTCGCGAGACCACAGCTTTGGGTGCAGCATATCTGGCGGGCTTGGCCGCCGGCGTTTGGGAGAGTACAAATGACATAGCCGCCCATTGGCAGGCCGACAGAGTTTTCGAACCGCGGATATCCGCGTCCGAGGCTGATGCCGGAAAGGAACGCTGGAATGAAGCCGTGCGGCGTTCGCTTGGATGGGAAAAGAAAAGCGGGGCTGAATGAAGCCCCGCATCAGTTCGATCATTCTCGTTGAACTACTCTCCGGAATCTTCTCCTTTTGATCTGCTTAGCTGAGGTGCAGCCTGCACTTGCGGCAGCGGCAATCCGACTCCGTCTGCACTTACAAGCGGTTCGGGCGAATCATCCTTCGGTTCACCTACCTCAGCGACTATCATCTTGCCAGCCTGCTTAGTAAACGTCAGCGATTCGCGTTCTCCGTCGTAGTCGATCATCACGAGGTCGCCCGTCTCCACCTGTTCGGTCGCAACGAGGTTTGACAGCGGATAAACAAGGAACCTTTCGATGGCGCGTTTGAGATGGCGCGCTCCGTATTTCAGATCGATTCCTTCGCCGAGCAGGAATTCTTTCGCGGCATCCGTGCATTCGAAAACGAACTTCGTACCGGCGGATTCTGTGATCCTGTCCTGAACCGACCGCAGCTCAATGTTCAATATCTGCCGGAGATGGTGCTCTTTCAGGCTGCGGAAAACGACGACCTTGTCGATACGGTTCATGAACTCGGGCGAAAACTTTCGTTTTGCGGCCTCGAGAGCGGTGCGGTAGATCTTAGTATCGATCTCGTTGTCTTCTTTTGTCTGGTCGGTCTTTGTGGGTGCAAACCCGATGCCGCCCGAGATCATTTCTGACATCTCGCGAGCACCGAGGTTCGACGTCATTATGACAAGTGTTTTCGAAAAATCTACTCGGCGGTTGTCACCGAGCGTGAGCGTCGCTTTATCAAGGATCCCGAGCAGAAGCTGCCAAAGCGAGTCCGACGCTTTCTCTATCTCGTCGAAAAGTACGAACGTGAGCTTCGTTTCCTCTGTATGTGCCTTGTCGAGATTTTCCTGCGTCAGCATCGGCGACGTTTCGCGATGTCCGAGGTATCCCGGCGGCGAGCCGATCAGTTTAGCGATCTCGTGGGAATGCTGAAACTCTGCGCAGTCGATCTTGACGACAGCATGCGGGTCGTTGAACAAAACCTCGGAAGCGGCCTCGACAACGCGGGTCTTTCCTGAGCCCGTCGGTCCCAGGAAGAGCATGGTGCCGAGCGGCCGTGACGGATTATTCATCCCGGCGAGATATATCTGGAACAGCCCGCTCATACGCCTTACGGCGCGCTCCTGACCGACGATCAGTTCGGAGAGCTTCCCCTCAAATTCGGCTGCACGCGGGCTCTTTCTGTCCGGATCGAGCAATATGCCCTTTCCGCTCATCTGTTTTGATTTGGCCGTATCCTGTTTCATCGCTAGTAATTAATGCTCGTCAGAACTTCCGTTGACCTAAACCTCGCCAGTCTTTCGCAGGAGGGACGCGAGCGGCTGACACTAAAGATGTTTTCAAAACATGTATCGTTGGCTGGACTTTGGAACGCGGGAGACTCACGTCCAGATGACGGCCGCGGGCATGAAGACCCTCGACGAGATTACAATTAGCACACATCCGAGGCTCGTGCAATAGGAAAACAGGCGAATCTCGTCATGTCGCCCGGCATCTCATGAAACATTACAGCCCGCAGGCGGTCTATCGCATGCGGGCTGTTCAACGCAGGTGACGAGTCTGCTAGTCGTAGTATTCCAAGCCGAGATGGGTGATCAGTTCCTCGCCTTTCATGTGACGCAGCGTATTTTTGAGCTTCATCAACTGGATGAAAAGGTCATGTTCGGCATAAAGCCCCTCCGCTGTTTGCGGTGCCTTAAAGTAGAACGAAAGCCATTCCTGAATTCCCTTCATACCGGCACGCTGTGCCAGGTCCAGGAAAAGTGCAAGGTCGAGCGCGAGCGGCGCGGCCAAGATCGAATCGCGGCAAAGGAAATCGACCTTGATCTGCATTTTGTATCCGAGCCAGCCGAAGATATCGATGTTGTCCCAACCTTCTTTGTTATCGCCGCGTGGCGGATAGTAGTTGATACGGACGACATGCGAAAAACCTTCGTAGAGGTCCGGATAGACCTCAGGCTGCAGGATGTGATCGAGCACCGAAAGCTTTGATTCCTCTTTGGTCTTGAAACTCTCAGGATCGTCCAAGACCTCACCATCGCGGTTCCCGAGGATGTTCGTCGAATACCAGCCCTCGAGGCCGAGCATCCTCGCTTTGAAGCCCGGAGCCAGGATGGTCTTCATCAATGTCTGTCCGGTCTTAAAGTCTTTTCCGCAGATCGGGACACGCATCTTGTCGGCGAGTTCGAGCAATGCCGGAATATCGACCGTCAGATTCGGTGCACCGTTTGCAAAAGGCACGCCTGACTTAAGGGCGGCATAAGCGTAGATCATCGACGGGGCAATCCCCGGATCGCTGTCGTAAAGGCCCTTTTCAAACGCTTCAAGCGACGAGTGTACATCGGAGCTCTCAAGAAATATCTCAGTCGATGCCGCCCAGACCATCACTAGCCGCGAGCAACCATTCGCCGCCTTGAAATCGGCGATGTCCTGCATCAGCTGTTCAGCGAGCTCCATCTTATTGGCGCCCTGCTTAATGTTGTTGCCATTGAGGCGTTTGACGTAGTTCTGTTCAAAAACCGCAGGCATCGGTTTGAGCGACGCAAGCTGTTCAGAAACATGTGCCAGCAGTTCCTTTTCCAGAACGCCGGCATTCAGGGCAGCCTCATAGGCGTTCTCTGCGAAAATATCCCATGCGCCGAACACAACATCGTCGAGTCCGGCGAGCGGTACAAGATCCTTTATAAGCGGCGAACGATTGTCGGTTCGCTTGCCGAGGCGGATGGTGCCCATCTGTGTCAGGCTGCCCACCGGCTGCGAAATGCCGCGGCGAATTGCTTCAACGCCGGCTACCAAAGTCGTACTCACGGCACCGAGGCCGACCAACAAAATACCAAGCTTTCCTTCTGCAGGAGCTATTTCTACTCCGGGTTCGATCATTGTTTCTTCTCCAAGAAATACAAAACTATAAGGATAGACCTCTGCTGAGGTTAAAGCAAACTAAACAGCGGAGCGCCGACGATAAACTTGCGGGTCGATCTCGGCAAAGATGTTATCGCGCATTTCGATCTCGACCAGCAGCTCCAGTTGTTGATCGGACAGTTCGTTGCCGCCGCCCACATGCATTTCCAGCATCTCGGAGATCATATTGAAACGCTGAATGTGCGACTGAAAACGGCGTGATGAATACTGCACCGTGGTTCCCTGATAGATCTGGAACGCCCAGTCGGAGGACTGTGCCAGGAGGAGCTCGCGGGCAAGTTGTTTGAGTATCCGGTCAGTGGTTATGCCGTCAGGGGAGTTTGGCTCCTGAATATCGCCGGCGTCAGCATCACGCGAAAACGCGTCACTCAAACCCGTCATCCGGCGTTCGGCATCGTGCTGATACGGATACATCCACGAATTATTTTCGTTGATCCAGACCTTGTAATAGCCGTTCTCGCCCCAGCTCGAGGCCGTCGGCTGCTGCACCTGTATCGGCAGACCGGAATCGAGAAGATCGCCGGGCGTGATGCATTCGATCTCGTTCTGATCGAAATGGATCTTCTTGAAAAAGAAATCCAGGAACTGCGGCCCTTCGAACCACCAATGCCCATAAAGCTCTGCATCATAAGGCGAAACCACCAGCGGCGGATGGCCCTCGAAAGTCTGCCGCAGTGCGATCGCCTGGCGAATGCGTTCGCCGATGAAATGGCTGGCGTTCTCAGCAGCCTTTTCGCGTGCTAGCGCCGGAATGTACGGCTGCTTCATCTGCTGCGGAACATCGCGGCCCGTGATGCGGTGATATTTCAGCCCGAGGTGACGGCGTTCGCCGTCCGAATGCAGATGCGGCCGCAGGAATTCCATCGGAGCGTCCCAGCCGATGTCGCGGTAAAACTCACGATAAACGTCGTTCCCCGGATAGCCGATCTCAGCGGACCAGACCTGTTGGCTTGTTTCCACGTCGCGTGCGAAAACGGCGGTTCCGTTCGGACACACGACCGGAGCATGGACGCCGTAACGCGGCCGCGGATCGCCGTAGAGAATGGCGTGCGTATCTGAAATGAAGTATTCGATACCGGCTTCTTTCAGCAGGTCTTCGACGCCGGGCTCATAGGCGCACTCCGCCAGCCAGATGCCCCTCGGCCGCCGGCCGAAATGCTTTTTGTAATTCGTAACCGCAATTTCTATTTGTGCACGGCGGGATTCGTAAGTCGATATCAGCGGCAGAAAACCGTGAGTCGCACAGCATGTGATGATCTCGATCACGCCTTCGTCCTGCAGCTCTCGGAAGGCATTGACCAAATTTCGGCCATAACGATCATTCCACAGGTGCAGCGACGCGGTCAGGTTATCGACATACATCTTCGCAGCGTCGTGGAATTCGCGGTCGTTTGTACGCGTGCGGTGTTCTTCCTTTTCGGCGAGTTCGATCAGGTTTTCCAGATGCCGCGTGTAGCGTTCCTGCAGCAGCGGATCGGCCAGCATTTCGCACAGCGGCGGAGAGACGTTCATCGCCAGACGCGGTGTCGCACCGGCCTCGTGCAGCGACTGAAAAATAAAGATCAGCGGCAGATAGACCTCGGTTATCGCCTCGTAAAGCCAGTCTTCTTCCAGAAATTCGGGATATTCGGGGTGCCTGACGAACGGCAGGTGTGCGTGGAGAATAAGGCTGAAATAACCGCTCGGCATTAGCGATATATTAGAACACGATGAACAGGATAGACAGGATGCAACTTAATATCCTGCTTATCCTGTCCATCCTGTTTGAATTCTGCTAGCGCCCGATCGAGTGCGAACTCACCGGATTGTATCGCGGCGAATAACTCGTTTTTGCCGACAACTTTCTCTTCTTCAACTGTTTTGGAAAATGCACGAGGCTCGCGCCGTAAACGGCTGACGAGAATTCCTCCTCGGTCCATTCGCTTTCGTCGATGTCGAAATATTCGCCAAGTGCTTTCCGCGCATTTTCGGCGGCGAGGTTTTCGGCATTTTCCTGCAGGATCGCGAAAAGTGACGGTCCAACGCGCCAGCGAAGCTCCTCAAGCGTGCGTCCCGCGGCGATGGCGATCATCGCGAAACGGATATCCTCGGCGGTGATGCCGTTCAGGGCGAATTCGCTTGTATCGACGAACTGCGAGAAAGCGATCTGCGTCGCGTTGTCCGCGGTGACCGGATCATCGCCGGCAAGCGCGACGTCGTAAGCGTCGCGCGTAAAGCCGGACATATCGAGCACCTCGGCGAATTTGTTCGCCGATACTGTCCATTTCGCGTCGCTCGCGGGCCGCGGGCTGGGGCTGCGTCGGGGCGTCGTGACGGAGTTTGAATACAGAATGCGAAAATACGGACGATTGACTGCGTAAAACCCCAGTTCAGCCTCATATTCGCCGTCGGGCTCGACATTGAACCACCAATTGCCCTCGGCATCGCACGGAAATATTTCTTCTGTATCCCGTTTCAGGTCCTTAAGTTTAAGGACAAGACGATAGCTGCCGAGGTCTTCGCCGAATATCGCACGCAGACGCTGCCACGGATTTTCGCGTATTGACCAATAGAAATATAGCCGCGTCGGCGACTGCATCAACAGCTGCGCACGGTTCTCGCGTTCGAGGTCCGGCAGTTCTACATTTGCCAACGCCTTGAACACGGGCGAGAGTTCGACCTCAGGCTCCTTGCGGGCAATTTCCGCCGTTGCGTCAACGACGGCGGTTTCCTCGGCCACAGCGACAGCCGAAACGGCCTTTGGCTCTGCCTTTTTGCGGACCGCAGTATTACGCTTCTTTGGAACCGCTTTAGCCTCGATAGTTTCAGCAACCGCTGTCTCTACCTTTTTCTTGCGAACTGCTCGCTTTTTGACCGGCGAACTCTCAACCGCCGGCTCGGCGAATGCATCGGCAGCGACAACAACGGGCTCAGCGAGTGCCTTTTTGACGCGAGGCTTTTTCGGCGCGGGTTTCCTAGGATCCGCCGCCTTTACTTCGACCGCATCTACGACCTCGGCAAAAGGATCGATCTGCGTCTCAACAGTTGATTTTACGGCCTTTCGCGTCGGTGTTCTCTTCTTTTTCTTTTCCTCTGTCGCCATAACTCACCTTTCGGCAAACTAACAGTATGCGATTTTTAGGCATTGAGTTACAACCCTTACGACCTACCTGTAACGTTCACTTAACCTTTGCCATAGGCCTCTGCCGCCCGAAGAGGTTTATGTTCCTTCAAGAAAAACGTGTTAGGATAAGGTGGTTTTTGAGTGAAAAGACTATGAGATATTGCCCGAAATGCAACGCCCGCTTCGACGAAGAGATAATCAAATACTGCACTATCGACGGCACAGAGTTGATCGAAGAGCCGAATTTCATCGATGCTGCGGACGATGACCTCGGGCAGGAGACCGTTATTCGGCCGCGGCCGGACAGCACGGCTTCGCAGCCGCGAGAGCGCATCGTTGTCCCCACGGAACAACAGTACCGCGAACAGAACGTCCGACAGGCACAGCAGCGGTCGTATTATCCGCCGCCGCCTCCGCCCAATACGACAAAAACCGTAGTGCTGACCGTCATCGGCACGCTTGCTGCAGTTGGCTTGGGTGCTTTGCTTTTTTGGCTCTTTCAGGGTTCGCCTGCGACAAATCTCAACGTGAACACGAACGCTAATCTGGCGAATCAGAATACTAATCTGAATACGAACCTGGCATTTGATTCCAATTTCAATTTCAACGCAAACCTGAACACCAACTATAATTTGCCGCCGCTGAACTTGAACTTGAATCTGAACACCAACGCGAATATGCGGCCGTCGCCGACAGCTACACCTTCGCCAAAGCCGAGCCCGACGCCGACCCCGCGGCCATCGCCGATAGAGGACGACTCGCCGGACCCGACACCGAACCGCACTCCGACACCGAACCGCACTCCGGCAGCGAACCGTCCGCCCGCGAACAGCGCAGCTCCGGCAGGTACGCCCAGAACAGGCCCGCGTCCGCCTGCGGGGGCAGCGAACAGGCCTGGCGACGGAAGAAAATAGTTTCCTTTATCTTAGATCTAATGCAGCTTCGACCGCTTTTCGCGGATCGACGACGCCCCAACCTTGCCTGTCGACCTCGTAATGCGGCAACCTCTCGGCTGTCGAAATTAGGATCTTTTTCACTTGCGACGGCGTCAGATCGGAATTAGCCTCGAGCATCTGCGCGACGATCGACGAAACGATAGGTGCCGAGAACGAAGTGCCGTCAACGTATTTGTAGTGTTTCGTGATGACGTTCTCGCGGCGGAGCTTCAGCGTAATGATCTGGCGAATGCTGTGGACAGGCCTATCGAAAGCAGCGTCGAGTTCCGGGTCGATGCCGGAGTTTTCGGCAATGATCCGGTGAAGTTCGTCATCATCACTTTTGTCCAGCGAGTCAAGCAATTCTGCCTGTGCTGAGGTTGGTGTGTTCGGCAATATCGGGGCCGGCACCCAGATCGATGAGGCGATGACCTCTGGCTTTTGAAGGCCGTCGATGGTCGGGCCGTAAGACGATCGGTACATGCCGCGGCGTGCACGGTTTATGGAGTTGTTGTCATCGAGACCGCCGACCGCTATGCACGACGGAGCGCTCGCAGGCGGCACTACGGGATGGCCGGGCTCATGGCCCGCATTGCCGACAGCACAGACGACTGTAATGCCCGCGGCGGAACATTCCTCAACGAGCTGTGACAGAGGATCGTGCAGATAACTTTGTTCGTCGTCCCCGCCGGCCGAGATATTTACGACGCGTATATTGAACCGCTCGCGATTGTCATAAACCCACTGCAGCCCTTCGCGGATATTTTCGTCAGTGATACGGCCGGTCCTCGCCAGCTTGATCAGAACCACGTCAGCTTCTGACGCGATGCCTCGATAAAAGCCGTTCGACAGTGAACCATTGCCGGCAGCTACGACCGAGGTCATCATGCCGTGCCAGCTGGCGACGTCGGGCTGGAACAGCGACGTCAGGTCGCCGTCGTCATGGAGCATGTTGCGGTAAGCGAGGATGCGGTTGACCGGCGTGGTCAGATCGACGTGCGGATAAAAGCCTGAATCGAGAAATGCGATGGTCACGCCGCGTCCCGTAAAGCGCTCGTCAGCGTCGAGCCGGAGCGGTGTCGAAAGAACGTGCGATCCGTCCTTCTGCATCGCGGCCTCTTTGATGATCTGTTCTTTCGCTCGTTCAAAAAGCCGAACGCATCGCGAACATACCGCCTCAAAATTGTGCGTATCCGGAGCGTTTGCACGCACGAGTTTTTCCAGATCGTTTGAAAGGGCCGCCAGCGGAATGTATTCATCGTCGGAACCGCGTGCGCAGACCGGGCACGACCGCTCGCCGGCGGCAATATCGGCCTGGGTCCTTTCGCGAAACGGAACTACGTTCTCCCTGGGGGTCATCGTCGGATTTTAAGTTTTCCACATGGCACGTTTAAAATCAATGATCGTAAATGGCACGAAAGACAATAGGTTTGGCGTTGTCCGGCGGCGGAGCCAGAGGCTTTTCGCAGGTCGGCGTTCTGAGAGCATTGGCGGCGAACGGAATTGTGCCTGATATGGTCGCAGGTACATCTGCAGGATCGGCCCTCGGAGCATTTGTCGCGGCGGGAATGACTGTAGATGAAA
This sequence is a window from Acidobacteriota bacterium. Protein-coding genes within it:
- a CDS encoding heme A synthase; the encoded protein is MLSRFRELSGLAKYAWITLVWNVLVILWGVFLRASKSGDGCGQHWLTCHGEVIPSAPELKTVIEFSHRITSFIALVMVVALVIWVFRKFKKGEPIRKTAIGSLVFILTEALVGAGLVLTGNTAETLTPTRPFWMMGHLLNTFILLAFLTLTARYASGGAKMRFRIETQHLVVIVLGIVAIIFVGLTGSIAALANMIFPSQTIAEGMAKDFSPTSHMLLRLRLLHPISGIISGMMLVFLTGMLARASGREAGMVRWSNVMFLLVVVQIAFGSLTLFMLAPIVMQVGHLLLADAIWIAYVLLAARFLSIEHPEGEGEIVQSEN
- a CDS encoding TlyA family RNA methyltransferase produces the protein MNDANSKPEKMRIDLLLMERGFAGSRAKAQALVMAGEVLVNEKKVEKPSQVFSSEVTIRIKGDNESSRYVGRGGLKLEAALQAFSIDPAGKRCIDIGSSTGGFTDCLLQHGAAHVTAVDAGTNQLDWKLRSDERVDVRENTNARYLSPDVFPAKFDIAVMDVSFISVTKVIPAVVGLLVDGGILIVLIKPQFEVGKGEVGKGGIVREPEKHRRVIDTIVSFVSMLSMEHIGTIDSPITGAEGNREFLAAWKRQ
- a CDS encoding winged helix-turn-helix transcriptional regulator; this encodes MSQNNIESMQKLFLSLSDVTRLRILEMLCGGERSVGEFVGSLKEPQPKISRHLATLRDDGIVTTRRDGKNIYYAIAPAGDAYTLPVLASVLRALSRDSETVTEAISRDISDITDISDEVGGHEHIENSDELPIFLL
- a CDS encoding PLP-dependent transferase, coding for MSEQQDLSFFTRVVHAGTDDGEHHGALSVPIYHASTFELPDADEGAAIHNEEKPGYYYGRLGNPTQSALEAAMSDLEGAEASIALASGMAAVSGVILSLLKTGDHIVAPISGYSTTANFLNYIAENFGISSTFVDARETADYADALQDNTKLLWVETPSNPLLNITDISAVSRLARERGLYCIVDNTFATPFNQLPLSLGAHAVIHSATKYLGGHSDVTGGIAAGNADVIERVRKGANKYFGGNISPNAAWLVLRGIKTLALRMERHNSNAFAIAHMLSGHPAVSAVYYAGLPTHEGHEIAKRQMSKGFGGMVSFDVGSFEAGKAFVNNVRLCKLATSLGGVETIVQHSASMTHATLTPEEKTKAGISDGLIRLSVGIEYAEDLIADIQQALEHIR
- the glpK gene encoding glycerol kinase GlpK produces the protein MKYILALDQGTTSSRSIIFNEHGDTVATAQREHRQIFPKSGWVEHDPEEIWQAQSQTAIDALASAGLRSSDVSAIGITNQRETTVIWVRETGEPIHNAIVWQDRRTSALCDDVRSQHGAMIRKLTGLEVDAYFSASKMAWLMDSVPEARSKAGDGRLAFGTIDSWLLWKLTGGKVHATDPSNASRTMLFDIHRGEWSNELLDIFAIPYMILPQIVDSSAIVGQVESVGELSGIAIGGIAGDQQAALFGQGCFSEDSAKCTYGTGCFLLKNTGLTPSPSENRLLTTIGWRQGNATTYALEGSVFIGGAVVQWLRDSLGVISSSADVEALAKEAADNGGVYFVPAFSGLGTPYWDQDARGAIVGLTRGTGRAHIARAALESIAYQTADLVTAMNADSGTALKELRVDGGAVENDLLMQIQADLLQIPVVRSKVRETTALGAAYLAGLAAGVWESTNDIAAHWQADRVFEPRISASEADAGKERWNEAVRRSLGWEKKSGAE
- a CDS encoding ATP-dependent Clp protease ATP-binding subunit; amino-acid sequence: MSGKGILLDPDRKSPRAAEFEGKLSELIVGQERAVRRMSGLFQIYLAGMNNPSRPLGTMLFLGPTGSGKTRVVEAASEVLFNDPHAVVKIDCAEFQHSHEIAKLIGSPPGYLGHRETSPMLTQENLDKAHTEETKLTFVLFDEIEKASDSLWQLLLGILDKATLTLGDNRRVDFSKTLVIMTSNLGAREMSEMISGGIGFAPTKTDQTKEDNEIDTKIYRTALEAAKRKFSPEFMNRIDKVVVFRSLKEHHLRQILNIELRSVQDRITESAGTKFVFECTDAAKEFLLGEGIDLKYGARHLKRAIERFLVYPLSNLVATEQVETGDLVMIDYDGERESLTFTKQAGKMIVAEVGEPKDDSPEPLVSADGVGLPLPQVQAAPQLSRSKGEDSGE